From one Lolium rigidum isolate FL_2022 chromosome 4, APGP_CSIRO_Lrig_0.1, whole genome shotgun sequence genomic stretch:
- the LOC124708915 gene encoding uncharacterized protein LOC124708915: protein MAPPAATVAVLGDDLLREVFILLPTSTDLLRAALACKPFLRAARSAPFLRRFRRRHPFTCPLLLGCLLHGPTDRRRSTAPHLLPAHPDAATRRVIDGADFAFSFLPRRGWPEAAGSPWQLLDCRNGRALLLSRASRALAVADPLTRRSVPLPAIRGLGYALVADDGDSSLFKAVCISRRVGGPGLRAFLLSSADLRWAEVAVAGLDDVQPDLAGSRAMQANGSLYWKLVGGERMVALNTDTMEFAVLELPPFLKEISFDIIEKGEDGAAGLYLLTMRGFCIEVWVGVKDGANGGLTWTLVEKSVMFHRAMAEMVGSEFFYQNRLDVIGVVAGVVFLRNGECLFSIDLQTMKMTRVSPKENCLSHLIYPCTTAWPPSFLNPTEQGA from the coding sequence ATGGCTccgcccgccgccaccgtcgccgtccTCGGCGACGACCTCCTGCGGgaggtcttcatcctcctccccaCCTCCACCGACCTCCTCCGCGCCGCGCTCGCCTGCAAGCCCTTCCTCCGCGCCGCCCGCAGCGCCcccttcctccgccgcttccgccgccgccaccccttcACCTGCCCGCTCCTCCTCGGCTGCCTCCTCCACGGCCCCACCGACCGCCGCCGCAGCACCGCCCCCCACCTGCTCCCGGCCCACCCCGACGCCGCCACTCGCCGCGTCATCGACGGCGCCGACTTCgccttctccttcctcccccGCCGCGGCTGGCCCGAAGCCGCCGGCAGCCCGTGGCAGCTCCTCGACTGCCGCAACGGCCGCGCCCTCCTGCTCAGCCGGGCTTCCAGGGCACTCGCCGTCGCCGATCCGCTGACCCGGCGCTCGGTCCCGCTCCCCGCGATCCGCGGCCTAGGGTACGCCCTCGTCGCCGACGACGGCGACTCTTCGCTGTTCAAGGCGGTCTGCATTTCCCGACGCGTCGGGGGCCCAGGGCTGCGCGCCTTTCTCCTCTCCTCCGCCGACCTCCGCTGGGCCGAAGTCGCTGTCGCCGGCCTCGACGATGTGCAGCCCGATCTCGCCGGCTCCCGGGCGATGCAAGCCAACGGATCTCTCTACTGGAAGCTAGTGGGCGGGGAGCGCATGGTGGCGCTTAACACGGACACCATGGAGTTCGCCGTGCTGGAGCTCCCGCCTTTCTTGAAGGAGATCAGTTTCGACATCATTGAGAAGGGGGAGGACGGCGCGGCTGGGCTCTACCTGCTCACCATGCGCGGATTCTGCATTGAGGTTTGGGTCGGTGTGAAGGACGGCGCCAACGGCGGGCTCACCTGGACGCTGGTGGAGAAGTCTGTCATGTTCCACAGGGCGATGGCCGAGATGGTTGGTTCCGAATTCTTTTACCAGAACAGGCTGGATGTCATCGGGGTGGTTGCCGGTGTTGTGTTCTTGCGCAATGGTGAATGTCTGTTCTCCATTGATCTCCAGACCATGAAGATGACGAGGGTGTCTCCCAAGGAGAATTGCCTATCCCATCTGATATATCCTTGCACCACAGCGTGGCCGCCTTCTTTCCTCAACCCTACTGAACAAGGTGCTTGA